CTGCGCGCAGGGGCTGCCCGGCGACGAGATGTACGTCGTGGAGAGCGGCCGGTTCGCGGTGGACGCCGCGCTTGCCGGCCCCCCGGTCCGGCTGGCCGAGCTTGGCCCAGGCGCCGTCTTCGGCGAGATCGCCGTGGTGACGCACCGACCGCGTTCGGCGACGGTCACGGCGATGGCTCCAGGCATCATCTGGTCGCTGCACCGTTCGAACTATCAGGATCTGGCGCGGCAGTTCCCCCGACTCGGCGTGGTGGCTGGCAACCTCGCGGCGGCACGGACCCTCGACAACGAGCGGCGGCTGGCCCACGAGCCACAGCAGGCGCTCGTCTTGAAGCCAACGCAGGACATCGTGACCATCGGGCGGGACGACGGCAACGACCTCGTCCTGCGCGATCCTCGCGTCTCACGCCGCCATGCCCTCGTCCGCCGCCTCGGCCAGACCTTCCGCGTCGAGGATCTCGGCAGCACCAACGGCATCTTCGTCAATGGCCGCCGCGTCGACCGCGCCGACCTCCGCCCCGGCGACCTCATCCAGGTCGGCGCGCAGTCCCTCCGCTTCGATCCGGCCGTCCTCACCCAGTACGCCCGCGGGCGCGGCGCCCAGGTCGATGCGGTCGGCCTCTCCAGGCTCGTCGGCA
Above is a window of Chloroflexota bacterium DNA encoding:
- a CDS encoding FHA domain-containing protein; amino-acid sequence: MTTGRATGGPDPAVLARSVLFSGLPAEIVNRAATRFLMRRVADGDVICAQGLPGDEMYVVESGRFAVDAALAGPPVRLAELGPGAVFGEIAVVTHRPRSATVTAMAPGIIWSLHRSNYQDLARQFPRLGVVAGNLAAARTLDNERRLAHEPQQALVLKPTQDIVTIGRDDGNDLVLRDPRVSRRHALVRRLGQTFRVEDLGSTNGIFVNGRRVDRADLRPGDLIQVGAQSLRFDPAVLTQYARGRGAQVDAVGLSRLVG